The proteins below are encoded in one region of Amycolatopsis magusensis:
- a CDS encoding aspartate aminotransferase family protein, whose translation MTESELLSRHRAVLPNWLALYYDEPIEIVRASGRRVTDADGNTYLDFFAGILTNAIGYDVAEISEAIRSQLDSGVLHTSTLYLIRKQVELAEQIAELSGIPGAKVFFTNSGTEANETALMLATQYRRSNQILALRNSYHGRAFATVGITGNRGWSASSLSPVKVSYVHGGYRYRSPFASLSDADFIAACTEDLRDVLQTSTAGDVAAMIAEPIQGVGGFNVPPDGFFGAFKEVLDENGILLISDEVQTGWGRTGEHFWGMQAHDVVPDMMTFAKGLGNGLAIGGVVARGEVMDCLTANSISTFGGNPISTAGAKATLDYLLDHDLQGNAAKQGDTLFGGLRDLAEKYDVLGDVRGKGLMIGLELIEVDRSPSPPAAGVVLEEAKKRGLLVGKGGLHGNVIRLAPPMTLTDAETGEALEILEGSIAAAQEARK comes from the coding sequence ATGACCGAATCGGAGCTGCTCTCCAGGCATCGCGCGGTGCTGCCGAACTGGCTCGCCCTCTACTACGACGAACCGATCGAGATCGTGCGGGCGTCGGGGCGGCGGGTCACCGACGCGGACGGCAACACCTACCTCGACTTCTTCGCCGGCATCCTGACCAACGCGATCGGGTACGACGTCGCGGAGATCTCCGAGGCGATCCGGAGCCAGCTCGACAGCGGGGTGCTCCACACTTCGACGCTCTACCTGATCCGCAAGCAGGTCGAGCTGGCCGAGCAGATCGCCGAGCTGTCCGGCATCCCCGGCGCGAAGGTGTTCTTCACCAACTCGGGCACCGAGGCCAACGAGACGGCATTGATGCTGGCCACGCAGTACCGGCGCAGCAACCAGATCCTCGCGTTGCGCAACTCCTACCACGGCCGGGCCTTCGCCACGGTCGGCATCACCGGCAACCGCGGCTGGTCGGCCAGTTCGCTCTCGCCGGTCAAGGTCAGCTACGTGCACGGCGGTTACCGCTACCGCAGCCCGTTCGCGTCGCTGTCCGACGCGGACTTCATCGCCGCCTGCACCGAGGACCTGCGCGACGTGCTGCAGACCAGCACCGCCGGTGACGTGGCCGCGATGATCGCCGAGCCGATCCAGGGCGTCGGCGGGTTCAACGTGCCGCCGGACGGGTTCTTCGGCGCCTTCAAGGAGGTGCTCGACGAGAACGGCATCCTGTTGATCTCCGACGAGGTGCAGACCGGCTGGGGTCGCACCGGCGAGCACTTCTGGGGCATGCAGGCGCACGACGTCGTCCCGGACATGATGACCTTCGCGAAGGGGCTGGGGAACGGGCTGGCGATCGGCGGTGTGGTCGCGCGCGGCGAGGTGATGGACTGCCTGACCGCGAACTCCATCTCCACCTTCGGCGGCAACCCGATCTCCACCGCGGGCGCGAAGGCCACTTTGGACTACCTGCTGGACCACGACCTGCAGGGCAACGCCGCCAAGCAGGGTGACACGCTGTTCGGCGGGCTGCGGGACCTGGCCGAGAAGTACGACGTGCTGGGCGACGTGCGGGGCAAGGGCCTGATGATCGGCCTGGAACTGATCGAAGTGGACCGCTCGCCGAGCCCGCCCGCCGCCGGTGTGGTGCTGGAGGAGGCGAAGAAGCGCGGGCTGCTGGTCGGCAAGGGCGGGCTGCACGGCAACGTGATCCGGCTGGCCCCGCCGATGACCCTCACCGATGCCGAAACCGGTGAGGCACTGGAAATACTCGAAGGATCGATCGCCGCGGCGCAGGAGGCACGCAAGTGA
- a CDS encoding CoA-acylating methylmalonate-semialdehyde dehydrogenase: MTGRISHWIDGKPYAGVAERAGDVFDPATGQVRARVDFAGPAEVDAAVTAAKNAFPAWRNTSLAARTRMMFAFRELLSARKDELAKIVTSEHGKVESDAAGEIARAIENVEYACGAAQLLKGGFSEQASTGVDVYSIAQPLGVVGVISPFNFPAMVPLWFVPNAIACGNTVVLKPSEKDPSAANFIAELFAEAGLPAGVLNVLHGDKVAVDGLLENPDVKAISFVGSTPIARYVYETGTRHGKRVQALGGAKNHMVVLPDADLDLAADAAVSAGFGSAGERCMAVSVVVAVDPVGDELVAKIAERIRKLRVGDGRRPESEMGPLVTAAHHARVQSYVEAGVESGAELVVDGRGIEVDGEDGGYWLGPTLFDRVSPEMSIYRDEIFGPVLSVVRAEGYEPAVELVNANPYGNGTALFTTDGGAARRFQNEIEVGMVGVNVPIPVPVGYYSFGGWKDSLFGDSHAYGPEGFHFFTRTKVVTSRWPDPSHGGVNLGFPRNT, encoded by the coding sequence GTGACGGGACGAATCAGCCACTGGATCGACGGCAAGCCGTACGCCGGGGTGGCCGAGCGGGCCGGGGACGTGTTCGACCCCGCGACCGGGCAGGTGCGGGCGCGGGTCGACTTCGCCGGGCCGGCCGAGGTCGACGCGGCCGTGACCGCGGCGAAGAACGCGTTTCCCGCGTGGCGCAACACTTCCCTCGCCGCGCGCACGCGGATGATGTTCGCCTTCCGCGAGCTGCTGTCCGCGCGCAAGGACGAGCTGGCGAAGATCGTCACCAGCGAGCACGGCAAGGTCGAGTCGGACGCCGCCGGTGAGATCGCGCGTGCCATCGAGAACGTCGAATACGCCTGCGGGGCCGCGCAACTGCTCAAGGGCGGGTTCAGCGAGCAGGCCTCCACCGGCGTCGACGTGTACTCGATCGCCCAGCCGCTGGGCGTGGTCGGCGTCATCTCGCCGTTCAACTTCCCGGCCATGGTGCCGTTGTGGTTCGTGCCGAACGCGATCGCCTGCGGCAACACCGTGGTGCTCAAGCCGAGCGAGAAGGACCCGTCGGCGGCGAACTTCATCGCCGAGCTGTTCGCCGAGGCCGGCCTGCCCGCCGGGGTGCTGAACGTCTTGCACGGCGACAAGGTCGCGGTCGACGGGCTGCTGGAGAACCCCGACGTGAAGGCGATCTCGTTCGTCGGGTCCACGCCGATCGCGCGCTACGTCTACGAAACCGGGACGCGGCACGGCAAGCGCGTGCAGGCGCTCGGCGGCGCGAAGAACCACATGGTGGTGCTGCCCGACGCCGACCTCGACCTGGCCGCGGACGCCGCGGTGTCGGCCGGGTTCGGCTCGGCGGGTGAGCGCTGCATGGCGGTCTCCGTGGTGGTCGCGGTCGACCCGGTCGGCGATGAGCTGGTGGCGAAGATCGCCGAGCGGATCCGGAAGCTGCGGGTCGGCGACGGCCGCCGCCCCGAGTCGGAGATGGGCCCGCTGGTCACCGCCGCGCACCACGCGCGCGTGCAGTCCTATGTGGAGGCGGGCGTCGAGTCGGGTGCGGAGCTGGTGGTGGACGGGCGCGGCATCGAGGTCGACGGGGAGGACGGCGGCTACTGGCTCGGCCCGACCCTGTTCGACCGGGTGTCGCCGGAGATGTCGATCTACCGCGACGAGATCTTCGGGCCGGTGCTGTCGGTGGTCCGCGCCGAGGGCTACGAGCCGGCGGTCGAGCTGGTCAACGCCAACCCGTACGGCAACGGCACGGCCCTGTTCACCACCGACGGCGGCGCCGCGCGGCGGTTCCAGAACGAGATCGAGGTCGGCATGGTCGGGGTGAACGTGCCGATCCCCGTGCCCGTCGGCTACTACTCGTTCGGCGGCTGGAAGGACTCGCTGTTCGGCGACAGCCACGCCTACGGGCCGGAGGGCTTCCACTTCTTCACCCGGACCAAGGTGGTCACCTCGCGCTGGCCGGACCCGTCGCACGGCGGCGTCAACCTCGGCTTCCCGCGCAACACATAA
- the hrcA gene encoding heat-inducible transcriptional repressor HrcA, with the protein MANADERRFEVLRAIVADYVANQEPVGSKAIVDRHNLGVSSATVRNDMAALEEEGYITQPHTSAGRIPTDKGYRVFVDRLSEIKPLSAAERRAITSFLDGAVDMEDVLRRSVRLLAQLTRQVAVIQYPMMTNSTVRHLEVVPLTAARLMLVLITDTGRVDQRTVDIGDVITEEAVSRLRTSLNSALAGRRLTEAAARVAELPEQAPSDLRDATTRVCTVLVESLVEHPEERLVLGGTANLTRNVADFPGSLRQVLEALEEQVVVLKLLAAARNPGAVTVRIGEENEDEQMRSTSVVSVGYGMDTLLGGMGIVGPTRMDYPTTIAAVRAVANYVGQMLSGK; encoded by the coding sequence GTGGCGAACGCGGATGAACGCCGGTTCGAGGTGCTGCGCGCCATCGTCGCCGACTACGTGGCCAACCAGGAACCCGTGGGTTCCAAGGCGATCGTGGACCGGCACAACCTGGGTGTGTCCAGCGCCACGGTCCGCAACGACATGGCGGCGCTGGAGGAGGAGGGCTACATCACCCAGCCCCACACCAGCGCCGGGCGCATCCCCACCGACAAGGGCTACCGGGTCTTCGTCGACCGGCTCTCCGAGATCAAGCCGCTGTCCGCGGCCGAGCGCCGCGCGATCACCTCGTTCCTCGACGGCGCGGTCGACATGGAGGACGTGCTCCGCCGCTCGGTCCGGCTGCTCGCGCAGCTGACCAGGCAGGTCGCCGTGATCCAGTACCCGATGATGACCAACTCCACCGTGCGCCACCTCGAGGTGGTGCCGCTGACCGCGGCCCGGCTGATGCTGGTGCTGATCACCGACACCGGCCGCGTCGACCAGCGCACGGTGGACATCGGCGACGTGATCACCGAGGAGGCGGTCTCCCGGCTGCGGACCTCGCTGAACTCCGCGCTGGCCGGGCGCAGGCTGACCGAGGCGGCGGCCCGCGTGGCCGAGCTGCCCGAGCAGGCCCCCTCCGACCTGCGCGACGCCACCACCCGGGTGTGTACCGTGCTGGTCGAGTCGCTGGTGGAGCACCCGGAGGAACGGCTGGTGCTCGGTGGTACCGCGAACCTGACCCGCAACGTGGCGGACTTCCCGGGTTCGCTGCGCCAGGTGCTGGAGGCACTGGAGGAGCAGGTGGTCGTGCTGAAGCTGCTCGCGGCGGCACGCAACCCCGGTGCGGTCACGGTGCGCATCGGCGAGGAAAATGAGGACGAGCAGATGCGGAGCACCTCGGTCGTGTCGGTCGGCTACGGCATGGACACGCTGCTCGGCGGCATGGGGATCGTCGGGCCGACGAGGATGGACTACCCGACCACCATCGCCGCGGTGCGGGCGGTGGCCAACTACGTCGGGCAGATGCTCTCGGGCAAGTGA
- the dnaJ gene encoding molecular chaperone DnaJ has product MARDYYGTLGVAKNATDQEIKRAYRKLARELHPDVNPSEDAKHRFGEVTTAYEVLSDPQKRKIVDLGGDPMDGGAARGGGGGDPFGGFGGLGDIMDAFFGGAAGGGGGRGRGPRSRVQPGSDALIRIGLTLEECATGIDKEITVDTAILCDLCRGAGTAAGATTKTCDTCGGQGEIQSVQRSFLGQVVTARACPVCRGFGEVITDPCRQCGGDGRVRSRRTVTAKVPPGVGDGMRIRLSGQGEVGPGGGPAGDLYVEIDEAPHDVFIRQGNDLHCKLSVPMTTAALGAKMPMDTLIDGEHELEIEPGTQPNTELVLTGKGMPRLRSSGRVDGRGDLHVHVEVVVPTKLDEAQRELLRELAQTRGEDSPTLAGNGKHGGLFSKLRTKSR; this is encoded by the coding sequence GTGGCCAGGGACTACTACGGCACGCTCGGTGTCGCGAAGAACGCGACCGATCAGGAGATCAAGCGCGCGTACCGCAAGCTCGCCCGCGAGCTCCACCCGGACGTCAACCCGTCCGAGGACGCCAAGCACCGCTTCGGCGAGGTGACCACGGCGTACGAGGTGCTGTCCGATCCGCAGAAGCGCAAGATCGTCGACCTCGGCGGTGACCCGATGGACGGCGGTGCCGCCCGCGGTGGCGGCGGGGGCGACCCGTTCGGCGGCTTCGGCGGGCTCGGCGACATCATGGACGCCTTCTTCGGCGGCGCGGCGGGCGGCGGTGGTGGCCGCGGGCGCGGCCCGCGCAGCCGCGTGCAGCCGGGTTCGGACGCGCTCATCCGCATCGGCCTGACGCTGGAGGAGTGCGCCACCGGCATCGACAAGGAGATCACCGTCGACACGGCGATCCTCTGCGACCTGTGCCGCGGCGCGGGTACCGCGGCCGGTGCCACCACGAAGACCTGCGACACCTGCGGCGGGCAGGGCGAGATCCAGTCCGTGCAGCGGTCGTTCCTCGGCCAGGTCGTCACCGCGCGGGCCTGCCCGGTCTGCCGCGGTTTCGGCGAGGTCATCACCGACCCGTGCCGCCAGTGCGGTGGCGACGGCCGCGTGCGCTCGCGCCGCACGGTGACCGCGAAGGTGCCGCCGGGCGTCGGCGACGGCATGCGGATCCGGCTGTCCGGCCAGGGCGAGGTCGGGCCGGGTGGCGGGCCGGCCGGTGACCTGTACGTCGAGATCGACGAGGCCCCGCACGACGTGTTCATCCGCCAGGGCAACGATCTGCACTGCAAGCTGAGCGTGCCGATGACCACGGCCGCGCTGGGCGCGAAGATGCCGATGGACACGCTCATCGACGGTGAGCACGAGCTGGAGATCGAGCCGGGCACGCAGCCGAACACCGAGCTGGTGCTGACCGGCAAGGGCATGCCGCGGCTGCGGTCGTCCGGGCGCGTGGACGGTCGTGGTGACCTGCACGTGCACGTCGAGGTCGTGGTGCCGACCAAGCTGGACGAGGCGCAGCGCGAGCTGCTGCGTGAGCTGGCCCAGACGCGCGGCGAGGACTCGCCGACGCTCGCGGGCAACGGCAAGCACGGCGGGCTGTTCTCGAAGTTGCGCACCAAGAGCCGGTAG
- a CDS encoding 16S rRNA (uracil(1498)-N(3))-methyltransferase encodes MDPVFLVDALPSGDRAVLDGEEARHAVTVRRIRPGERIVLTDGRGGGARCVADSVQGGRDAELALRVEESWTEPEPELRVIVAQALAKGDRGELAVELATEAGVDEIVPWRAARSVAKWEDGPRGDKALARWRSTARAAAKQARRLWLPAVAEPMTTKQLAALAGEVDRALVLEAEAGVRLADAGLPSAGSLLLVVGPEGGIGPEELTLLSDAGARPVRLGQTVLRTSTAAAVALGALGALTSRWT; translated from the coding sequence GTGGACCCGGTTTTCCTGGTCGACGCCCTGCCCTCCGGTGATCGAGCGGTGCTCGACGGGGAAGAGGCGCGGCACGCGGTCACCGTGCGCCGCATCCGGCCCGGTGAGCGGATCGTGCTCACCGACGGCCGGGGTGGCGGCGCGCGGTGCGTGGCGGATTCCGTGCAGGGCGGGCGTGACGCGGAACTGGCGCTGCGGGTCGAGGAGTCGTGGACCGAGCCGGAGCCGGAGCTGCGCGTGATCGTGGCGCAGGCACTGGCGAAGGGGGACCGCGGCGAGCTGGCGGTGGAACTGGCCACCGAGGCGGGCGTCGACGAGATCGTGCCGTGGCGGGCCGCGCGCAGCGTGGCCAAGTGGGAAGACGGCCCGCGCGGGGACAAAGCCTTGGCGCGCTGGCGGTCCACCGCCCGCGCGGCGGCGAAGCAGGCCCGGCGGTTGTGGCTGCCCGCGGTGGCGGAACCGATGACCACCAAGCAACTCGCGGCCCTGGCCGGCGAAGTCGATCGCGCGCTGGTGCTGGAGGCCGAGGCGGGTGTCCGCCTGGCGGACGCGGGCCTTCCGTCCGCCGGAAGCCTGTTGCTGGTGGTGGGCCCGGAAGGCGGAATCGGGCCGGAGGAGCTCACCCTGCTCTCGGACGCGGGCGCACGGCCGGTCAGACTAGGGCAGACCGTCCTGCGGACCTCGACCGCCGCGGCGGTCGCCTTAGGTGCACTTGGAGCGCTCACGTCGCGCTGGACCTGA
- a CDS encoding MarR family winged helix-turn-helix transcriptional regulator: MEEIPERLRTKPSWLITQLAVHARRLVSESFTEAGAKGYHYRILAALQEFGPSSQADLGRRCHVDRSDVVAAVNQLVDLGHVDRSPDPTHGRRNIVSLTPAGAAQLQHMDALLAQAQTTLLAALTPADRHTLTHLLTQALTHHTPD; this comes from the coding sequence ATGGAGGAGATTCCCGAGCGCCTGCGGACGAAGCCGAGCTGGCTGATCACGCAGCTGGCCGTCCACGCGCGCCGCCTGGTGTCCGAAAGCTTCACCGAGGCGGGTGCGAAGGGTTACCACTACCGGATCCTGGCCGCCCTGCAGGAGTTCGGCCCGTCGAGCCAGGCGGACCTCGGGCGGCGCTGCCACGTCGACCGCAGCGACGTCGTGGCCGCGGTGAACCAACTGGTGGACCTAGGCCACGTGGACCGCAGCCCGGACCCGACCCACGGCCGTCGCAACATAGTCAGCCTCACCCCCGCCGGGGCGGCGCAACTCCAGCACATGGACGCCCTACTCGCCCAAGCCCAGACGACCCTGCTCGCCGCCCTCACCCCCGCGGACCGCCACACCCTCACGCACCTACTGACCCAAGCCCTGACCCACCACACCCCGGACTAG
- a CDS encoding nuclear transport factor 2 family protein, translating into MSTTDRLEIADLFARLAYLLDEARYDDLPGVYHADVVAHSPRGGVLRGLEEVTDFVKASHVEGVRTQHVHGDVLVQVDGDRATATANQLVFFYREGEPPHRNSGLRVSATALRTPEGWRIGETRIALSWMRED; encoded by the coding sequence GTGTCCACGACCGACCGCCTCGAGATCGCCGACCTCTTCGCCCGCCTGGCCTACCTGCTCGACGAAGCCCGCTACGACGACCTGCCCGGCGTCTACCACGCCGACGTCGTCGCGCATTCGCCGCGCGGTGGCGTCCTGCGCGGCCTCGAAGAGGTGACCGATTTCGTCAAAGCCAGCCACGTCGAGGGGGTGCGCACCCAGCACGTGCACGGCGACGTGCTGGTGCAGGTCGACGGCGACCGCGCCACCGCCACGGCCAACCAGCTCGTGTTCTTCTACCGCGAAGGCGAACCGCCCCACCGGAACAGCGGGCTGCGCGTGAGCGCCACCGCCCTGCGGACCCCCGAAGGCTGGCGGATCGGCGAAACGCGCATCGCGCTCTCCTGGATGCGCGAA